A single window of Flavobacterium aestivum DNA harbors:
- a CDS encoding PepSY domain-containing protein has protein sequence MTLSFWRYTHLALAVFSSLFLILASVTGTILAVDAIQEKTPPYKVENFEKITLGETLPVLKKIYPEITELSIDHNQFVTLQAIDKDDNDINSYIDPRTGKTLGTPIKKSEFIQWVTSLHRSLFLKEAGRFFTGFISFILVLISISGFALVINRQRGLRNFFSKVIKDYFAQYYHVLLGRLALIPILIISLTGTYLTLEKFNFFIPKTDSDQKTEMVKTAPISKKEAETSVFNSILLADVDKIEFPFSDDPEEYYIIKLKDREIEVDQISGTVVSEKLFPMTALLSDLSLDLHTGRASIVWAIILGIACLNILFFIYSGFAMTLKRRSSRIKNKYKADESKFILLVGSENGSSLRFANAIHKQLIAHGEKVFITELNNYSAYPKAEHLILFTSTHGLGDAPSNGNKFISLVNKTEQQQKINVSVVGFGSKAYPDFCGFAREADALLAKQNWAEPILELQTVNDKSAEEFVNWVKLWSQKTGLALSTTPSLYNHVPKGLQKLMILDKTAISETEHTFLLTLRASMRTKFSSGDLLAIYPANDTRERLYSIGNHNGNIQLVVKLHPSGLGSGYLYSVEPGTVIKARIIRNATFHFPEKAPKVALISNGTGIAPFLGMIEQNKKKTEVHLYSGFRKETETVLGYKKFTAESIQKQQLKSFHLALSREAEHYHVMDLIKRDATFFTDLLMHGGVIMICGSLAMQKDVESVLNELCLAKTSMSISDYKANGQILTDCY, from the coding sequence ATGACTCTTTCTTTCTGGCGATACACACACTTAGCTCTGGCAGTGTTTTCATCCTTGTTTTTAATATTGGCATCCGTAACCGGTACTATACTTGCGGTAGATGCAATTCAGGAGAAAACGCCACCATACAAAGTCGAAAATTTCGAAAAAATAACGTTGGGAGAAACCTTGCCTGTCCTAAAAAAAATCTATCCTGAAATAACCGAATTAAGCATTGATCACAATCAGTTTGTAACATTACAGGCTATTGATAAAGATGACAATGATATCAATTCCTATATTGACCCAAGAACAGGAAAAACACTAGGCACACCCATAAAAAAAAGTGAATTCATTCAGTGGGTCACCTCGCTTCATCGTTCATTATTTCTAAAGGAAGCTGGGCGATTTTTTACCGGATTTATTTCGTTTATATTGGTTTTAATATCTATTTCTGGTTTTGCTCTCGTTATTAACAGACAAAGAGGTTTACGCAATTTCTTTTCTAAAGTCATCAAAGATTATTTTGCTCAATACTACCATGTTCTATTGGGTAGATTAGCATTGATTCCCATCCTAATAATTTCACTTACCGGAACGTATTTGACATTGGAAAAATTTAATTTTTTCATACCAAAAACAGATTCAGATCAAAAAACTGAAATGGTAAAGACCGCTCCTATTTCAAAAAAAGAGGCTGAAACATCGGTTTTTAATAGCATCCTTCTAGCTGATGTTGACAAAATTGAATTTCCATTCTCTGACGATCCAGAGGAATATTATATCATTAAACTAAAAGACCGAGAAATTGAAGTCGATCAAATTTCGGGAACTGTTGTAAGTGAAAAACTTTTTCCGATGACAGCACTACTATCGGATTTGAGTCTTGACTTGCATACCGGTAGAGCAAGTATTGTTTGGGCTATAATACTAGGAATAGCATGTTTAAACATTCTGTTTTTTATCTACTCCGGTTTTGCAATGACGCTAAAGAGAAGATCGAGTCGTATTAAAAACAAATACAAGGCCGATGAAAGTAAATTCATTTTGCTGGTAGGATCAGAGAATGGTAGTTCGCTACGATTTGCCAATGCTATTCACAAGCAATTGATTGCCCACGGAGAAAAAGTTTTCATCACTGAATTGAATAATTATTCAGCTTATCCAAAAGCGGAACACCTCATCCTATTTACTTCAACACACGGATTGGGAGATGCCCCATCTAATGGAAATAAATTTATATCATTGGTCAACAAAACCGAGCAACAGCAAAAAATCAATGTTTCCGTAGTAGGTTTTGGTTCGAAGGCGTATCCAGATTTCTGTGGTTTTGCGCGTGAAGCTGATGCTCTATTAGCAAAACAGAATTGGGCAGAACCTATCTTAGAATTACAAACCGTAAATGACAAATCTGCCGAAGAATTTGTTAATTGGGTAAAATTATGGAGCCAGAAAACAGGTCTTGCACTCTCTACCACTCCATCTCTATACAATCATGTTCCAAAAGGTTTACAGAAACTTATGATACTTGACAAAACTGCCATTTCTGAGACTGAACATACATTTTTACTCACGTTACGCGCCAGTATGAGAACCAAATTTAGTTCAGGTGATCTCTTGGCCATTTATCCGGCAAATGACACCAGAGAACGCCTCTACTCTATTGGCAATCACAATGGCAACATACAATTAGTGGTAAAACTGCATCCTTCAGGCTTAGGCTCAGGTTATTTATATAGTGTTGAACCTGGCACTGTTATAAAAGCACGAATCATCAGGAATGCCACTTTCCACTTTCCGGAAAAGGCTCCTAAAGTAGCTCTTATTTCAAACGGAACGGGTATCGCTCCTTTCCTTGGAATGATTGAGCAAAATAAGAAAAAGACAGAAGTTCATTTGTATTCAGGTTTTAGAAAAGAAACCGAAACCGTTTTGGGATATAAAAAATTTACCGCCGAAAGTATTCAAAAACAGCAACTCAAAAGTTTCCATCTGGCTTTATCACGCGAAGCAGAACATTATCATGTGATGGATCTTATAAAACGAGATGCCACTTTTTTTACAGATTTACTCATGCACGGAGGAGTTATAATGATTTGCGGATCACTTGCTATGCAAAAGGATGTTGAATCTGTCCTTAATGAATTATGTTTGGCAAAAACATCTATGTCTATTTCAGATTATAAAGCAAACGGACAAATACTAACCGATTGTTATTAA
- a CDS encoding FAD:protein FMN transferase, which produces MGSRFDITIVAKDSLEAEQNIDGVIAEITRIEYLISDWKPNTQISEVNQNAGIRPVKVDKEVFELTKRAIHFSEITNGSFDISFAAMDRIWKFDGSMTSMPSAEAIKKSVEKVGYKNIVLDSVQSTIFLKLKGMKIGFGALGEGYATDKCRDMMLAKGINAGIVNGSGDMSTWGKQPNGKNWNIGITNPFHPDTLLAIVPLGQEAVTTSGSYEKFVVFDGKRYSHIINPATGYPATGLCSVTVFGPNAETANGLSTSLMVLGKTAGLNLLNQFPGYSCLMITDDGKVVKSKNLKNKKIKWNRLKSVPTK; this is translated from the coding sequence ATGGGAAGTAGATTTGACATTACTATTGTAGCAAAAGATTCGCTTGAAGCAGAACAAAATATAGATGGCGTTATTGCCGAAATCACCCGAATCGAATATTTAATATCCGATTGGAAACCCAACACACAAATATCCGAAGTAAACCAAAATGCCGGTATTCGTCCAGTGAAAGTCGACAAAGAAGTTTTTGAACTCACCAAAAGAGCCATTCATTTTTCTGAAATTACCAATGGAAGTTTTGATATCAGTTTTGCGGCAATGGACAGAATCTGGAAATTTGACGGATCAATGACAAGCATGCCTTCTGCGGAGGCCATTAAAAAATCAGTAGAAAAAGTAGGCTACAAAAACATAGTTTTAGATAGCGTTCAGTCTACCATTTTCCTAAAACTGAAAGGAATGAAAATTGGGTTTGGTGCCCTTGGTGAAGGATATGCCACCGACAAATGTCGGGACATGATGCTCGCAAAAGGAATCAACGCCGGAATTGTAAACGGATCCGGAGATATGAGCACTTGGGGAAAACAACCTAATGGAAAGAATTGGAATATCGGTATTACAAATCCCTTTCATCCAGACACCCTTTTAGCGATTGTTCCGTTAGGGCAAGAGGCTGTAACCACATCAGGAAGCTATGAAAAGTTTGTTGTTTTTGATGGTAAACGCTATTCACACATTATCAATCCTGCAACGGGATATCCTGCAACAGGACTTTGTAGTGTCACCGTTTTTGGTCCCAACGCAGAAACAGCAAACGGTTTAAGTACCTCCTTAATGGTGTTAGGAAAAACAGCTGGCTTAAACTTACTCAACCAATTCCCCGGATATAGCTGCCTGATGATTACTGATGATGGAAAAGTAGTAAAATCTAAAAATTTAAAAAACAAAAAAATAAAATGGAACAGGTTGAAATCCGTTCCCACAAAATAA
- a CDS encoding response regulator, with translation MWKSLSVKSQLILILLIPISGLIYMTISNIRSSLDNYKIIGSSIENIKNIALLSNGISIISNERDLNYYSYYDSSKRYLLPEAERKTNEWFSKSNSKDTVISKNFKSLQASILNLQINIEDKIETPTTAYIKYVHFNEVLSNLIEREIVNCKSPELTKLGNNYYNYVILKNVALLKRAAALQTLINNKNNEALSNSLLEHYFNAKEYEAVVNFKLVNFRLDDLNKELLKFKNSSKVASFNVDSELIIERKSELAPDLWWKKTSGIITKYAKLEDDNLRFILDFANKEKQSALESIIVLVSILSLFLLVTFFLIYKLITNLSTSLHSITSSIKKLSLGEIIEKPAFSGNAEFVAISNSFNQLLAAINEQIDLSLKISTGNFGSKISLRSDNDTLNNSLNTMSLELSRLQEESEEVSLMEKNIIEVNKSIVESKDLSEFGANICQTIVKQTQGCQANFYIISASDDTNQLHKIGGYADDASTPTVITFGEGLVGEVAKRNQQSCLNNLPNSYSYISSSLGKSPYYNVLITPISYKNVVIGVIEIGSLENFNDSHKKLLLTISESVGSAIEVFIRNEELILSSDEINRKNNILQVQEEELRQSNEELNKQTLLLQQSEEELRNQAAELEQTNAYLEEKGRELENKNYEVGLKNDELVIAQEELNIKAEEIAQASKYKSEFLANMSHELRTPLNSILILSDLLKENIAGNLSSSQIDNLSVINSSGKDLLNLITDILDISKIEAGKVEVYPEESIVERVYSDMDGLFRVQMLKKNIEFTTAISDDCPKELFTDIGKLEQILKNFLSNALKFTPEKGKVSLLFSSCTDKNEFTSASLSKLSPNKILSIHIEDNGIGISEENKTKLFQTFQQADSSTSRKYGGTGLGLFISKELAILLGGEVDFKSELNKGSRFSVYIPANFQTTSVPKKNVTVIGSVEKNHPKSEEAPKPSDATLDLTENLNDDRKEVTIDDKTILIIEDDASFAEVLLQVAHDNGFKAIVAYQGETGYQYAKKYKPKAIILDMKLPGIDGWTVLKWLKEDKELQHIPVHVMSGMNREKLAKEMGAFDFLIKPITTEKLKSAFASIDIQINSIFKKVLIVEDDVSLNYSIKELVHNCDRNVICIQAHTFTEAENILKNDDIDCAIMDIGLPDSKNIDNISALRKVSKNKNINIIVNTGKSLTEEDELELQNSADRVVIKTNNVTERLKDELILFLDMVETSDKKEHKAGPSLLAGEVLKDKNILIVDDDIRNIYALSSALATKGASILTAFNGIEALEMLNNNANIDIVLMDIMMPEMDGYEATRKIRENSKWKNLPIIALTAKAMKSDREEILNAGASDYQSKPIDIQQLISLISIWIYK, from the coding sequence ATGTGGAAATCATTATCAGTTAAATCGCAGTTGATTTTAATTCTGTTAATACCAATTTCAGGATTAATTTATATGACCATATCCAATATTAGATCATCTCTGGATAATTATAAAATTATCGGCTCTAGTATAGAAAACATAAAGAATATTGCTTTACTCTCAAATGGAATATCCATAATTAGTAACGAGAGAGATTTAAATTATTATTCTTATTATGACTCCTCAAAAAGATATCTACTTCCGGAAGCAGAACGAAAAACAAATGAATGGTTTTCAAAATCCAATAGTAAAGACACCGTAATTTCTAAAAATTTTAAATCTTTACAAGCCTCCATATTAAATCTTCAGATCAATATTGAAGATAAAATAGAAACACCAACAACCGCTTATATTAAATACGTACATTTTAATGAAGTATTAAGCAATCTGATTGAACGGGAAATAGTCAATTGCAAGTCTCCGGAATTGACTAAACTGGGCAATAACTACTATAACTATGTAATATTAAAAAATGTAGCATTGCTAAAAAGAGCAGCAGCTTTGCAAACTCTAATAAACAATAAAAACAATGAAGCATTATCTAACTCACTATTAGAACATTATTTTAATGCAAAGGAGTATGAAGCCGTTGTCAATTTTAAATTAGTAAATTTCAGACTTGATGATTTAAATAAAGAATTACTCAAATTTAAAAACTCGAGTAAAGTAGCCTCTTTCAATGTTGATTCTGAACTTATTATTGAAAGAAAATCAGAGCTAGCTCCTGATTTATGGTGGAAAAAAACATCCGGAATTATAACCAAATATGCGAAATTAGAAGATGATAATTTAAGATTCATTTTAGATTTTGCAAATAAAGAAAAGCAATCAGCATTAGAGTCAATTATAGTTTTAGTTTCTATTTTATCGTTGTTTTTGTTAGTTACATTTTTCCTTATCTATAAACTAATAACTAATTTATCGACCTCTCTCCATTCAATAACATCATCGATAAAAAAATTATCACTTGGCGAAATTATTGAAAAACCAGCCTTTTCAGGCAATGCAGAGTTTGTTGCAATAAGTAATTCTTTTAATCAATTATTAGCGGCAATAAATGAGCAAATTGATCTATCATTAAAAATAAGCACTGGGAATTTTGGCTCTAAAATCAGCTTAAGAAGTGATAACGATACATTGAACAATTCGCTGAATACAATGTCACTAGAATTAAGCAGGCTACAAGAAGAGTCCGAAGAAGTTAGTCTCATGGAGAAAAATATAATTGAAGTAAATAAATCAATTGTAGAATCAAAAGACTTGTCTGAATTTGGAGCGAATATTTGTCAAACCATCGTAAAACAAACCCAAGGTTGTCAAGCTAATTTTTATATAATAAGCGCAAGCGATGATACCAATCAATTACACAAAATTGGAGGATATGCAGATGATGCATCTACACCTACTGTAATTACGTTTGGCGAAGGTTTAGTTGGCGAGGTTGCTAAAAGGAACCAACAAAGTTGCCTGAATAATTTGCCTAATAGTTATTCTTATATTTCATCTTCACTTGGTAAGTCACCTTATTACAATGTGTTAATCACTCCTATTTCCTATAAAAATGTGGTAATTGGAGTAATTGAAATTGGCTCACTGGAAAATTTTAATGATAGCCATAAAAAGTTATTACTAACTATATCTGAGTCGGTAGGAAGTGCAATCGAGGTTTTCATTCGTAATGAAGAATTAATACTATCATCCGATGAGATAAATCGTAAAAACAATATCCTTCAAGTTCAAGAAGAAGAGCTTAGACAAAGCAATGAGGAGCTAAACAAACAAACTTTATTGCTACAACAATCTGAAGAAGAACTCCGAAATCAAGCAGCCGAATTAGAACAAACTAATGCCTACTTAGAAGAAAAAGGAAGAGAACTTGAAAATAAGAACTATGAAGTTGGCCTGAAAAATGACGAACTGGTCATAGCACAAGAAGAATTAAATATTAAAGCGGAAGAAATTGCACAAGCCAGTAAATATAAATCCGAGTTTTTGGCGAATATGTCACATGAATTAAGAACACCGCTAAACAGTATTTTAATTCTTTCTGATCTTTTAAAAGAAAATATAGCTGGTAATTTATCCAGCTCACAAATTGATAATCTTTCAGTTATTAATTCCTCTGGAAAAGATTTATTAAATTTAATTACAGACATTCTGGATATTTCTAAAATTGAAGCTGGAAAAGTTGAAGTTTATCCGGAAGAATCTATAGTCGAAAGAGTCTATTCAGATATGGATGGATTGTTTAGAGTTCAGATGTTAAAAAAGAACATTGAGTTCACAACCGCTATTTCGGATGATTGCCCAAAAGAACTTTTTACAGATATCGGAAAACTGGAACAAATTCTTAAGAATTTCTTGTCTAATGCACTCAAGTTTACCCCAGAAAAAGGAAAAGTTTCATTATTATTTTCTTCATGCACAGATAAAAATGAATTTACATCAGCCTCACTATCTAAATTAAGCCCAAACAAAATTCTTTCAATACATATAGAAGATAATGGAATTGGTATATCCGAAGAAAATAAAACGAAATTATTCCAAACATTCCAACAAGCAGACAGTTCAACAAGTAGAAAATATGGCGGAACAGGATTAGGATTATTTATTTCAAAAGAATTGGCCATACTTCTAGGTGGAGAGGTAGATTTTAAAAGTGAATTGAATAAAGGAAGCAGATTTAGTGTCTATATCCCAGCAAATTTTCAAACAACTAGTGTCCCTAAAAAAAATGTGACAGTAATAGGCTCTGTTGAAAAAAATCACCCTAAGTCAGAAGAAGCACCAAAACCATCAGATGCCACTTTGGATTTAACAGAGAATTTGAATGATGACAGAAAAGAAGTAACTATAGATGATAAAACAATATTAATCATAGAAGACGACGCATCATTTGCAGAAGTACTATTACAAGTAGCTCATGATAACGGCTTTAAAGCGATTGTTGCTTATCAAGGAGAAACGGGTTATCAATATGCAAAAAAATACAAACCAAAAGCAATTATTTTGGATATGAAATTACCCGGAATAGATGGTTGGACAGTTCTAAAATGGCTAAAAGAAGATAAGGAATTACAGCATATTCCGGTACACGTAATGTCCGGTATGAATAGAGAGAAGCTTGCCAAAGAAATGGGAGCCTTTGATTTCCTCATTAAACCAATAACCACAGAAAAGCTAAAAAGCGCTTTTGCCTCGATTGATATCCAGATAAATTCCATTTTCAAAAAGGTATTGATTGTAGAAGATGATGTAAGTCTTAATTATTCAATCAAAGAATTAGTTCATAATTGTGATAGAAATGTCATTTGTATACAAGCCCATACATTCACAGAAGCTGAGAATATTCTAAAAAATGACGATATCGATTGTGCCATTATGGATATAGGATTACCCGATTCTAAAAACATTGATAATATATCAGCACTTAGAAAAGTATCCAAAAACAAAAACATTAATATAATCGTAAATACAGGAAAATCGTTAACCGAAGAGGACGAATTAGAACTCCAAAATAGTGCTGACAGAGTTGTTATAAAAACCAACAATGTTACAGAAAGATTAAAAGATGAGTTAATACTCTTTTTAGACATGGTTGAAACCTCCGATAAAAAAGAACACAAAGCTGGACCAAGTTTATTGGCTGGAGAAGTTCTTAAAGACAAGAATATATTGATTGTAGATGATGACATAAGAAATATATATGCCTTATCGAGTGCTTTGGCAACAAAAGGAGCATCAATTTTAACAGCTTTTAACGGAATCGAAGCTCTTGAAATGCTTAATAATAATGCTAACATAGATATTGTGTTAATGGATATTATGATGCCAGAGATGGACGGGTATGAAGCAACCCGAAAAATAAGAGAAAATTCTAAATGGAAAAACCTACCTATCATTGCGTTGACTGCCAAGGCAATGAAAAGCGATAGAGAAGAGATATTAAACGCGGGAGCTTCGGATTATCAGTCAAAACCAATTGATATCCAACAGCTTATTTCATTAATCAGTATATGGATTTATAAATAA
- a CDS encoding CheR family methyltransferase, producing MIEFNDLEEIVFLIQKQHGYDFADYSRASMLRRVNRFMEISNMGSIVDLKYELINNPGNFNKFVNEIVVNVSEFFRDPSFFKSLIANVFPYLDSYPKISIWCAGCSFGEETYSLAILLKELGLQHKSRIYATDISSNAIEKAKKGIYSNKNFKEYSNNYFSCGGKESLNQYFISDGKKSIINSDLKKEILFTRHNLVTDGVFKECQLISCRNVLIYFNEELQDKVLNLFYNSLPIHGFLALGSKESLRFSSVYDKFKEIDRVEKIYQKIK from the coding sequence ATGATAGAATTTAACGACCTTGAAGAAATTGTTTTTCTAATACAAAAACAACACGGATACGACTTCGCTGACTACTCCAGAGCTTCGATGCTTAGACGTGTCAATCGATTTATGGAAATTTCCAATATGGGATCTATTGTCGATTTAAAATATGAACTAATAAATAATCCTGGCAACTTCAACAAATTTGTGAATGAAATAGTTGTCAATGTCAGTGAATTTTTTAGAGACCCTAGCTTTTTTAAATCTTTGATTGCTAACGTTTTTCCATACCTGGATAGTTATCCCAAAATAAGTATTTGGTGTGCTGGTTGTTCTTTTGGAGAAGAAACCTATTCCCTTGCCATTCTCTTAAAAGAACTGGGATTACAACATAAATCAAGAATATATGCAACAGACATAAGCTCAAACGCTATAGAAAAAGCAAAAAAAGGAATTTACTCCAATAAAAATTTCAAAGAGTATTCCAATAATTATTTTTCATGTGGTGGTAAAGAATCGCTAAATCAATATTTTATTTCTGATGGAAAAAAATCAATTATAAATTCAGATTTAAAAAAAGAGATCTTATTTACGCGCCATAACTTAGTTACTGATGGAGTTTTTAAAGAGTGTCAACTTATTTCATGCAGAAATGTGTTGATTTATTTTAATGAAGAATTGCAAGACAAAGTTCTGAATCTGTTCTATAATAGTTTGCCAATACATGGTTTTTTAGCATTAGGAAGCAAGGAATCTTTACGTTTTAGCAGCGTTTACGATAAATTCAAGGAAATCGATAGAGTTGAAAAAATTTACCAAAAAATCAAATAA
- a CDS encoding chemotaxis protein CheB, with translation MEMIVIGGSAGSFNIILSILKGLDKNIQVPIVLILHRLKNSDSSLEKHLQLNSHYQVKEAEDKEFAKKGFLYTAPSDYHLLLEENWSFSLDSSELVNYSRPSIDVTFESFSHVLKKKCCGILLSGSNHDGAKGLKLIAENGGTSIVQDCMEAEFNVMPKSAIKIYENHDVLTVNNVIKKLNHEAK, from the coding sequence ATGGAGATGATTGTCATTGGTGGGTCTGCAGGTTCTTTTAATATTATTTTATCAATTCTTAAAGGGTTAGATAAAAATATACAAGTACCCATTGTGCTTATTTTGCATAGACTAAAAAACTCAGACTCATCACTGGAAAAACATTTGCAATTAAACTCACATTATCAGGTAAAAGAAGCAGAAGACAAAGAATTTGCTAAAAAAGGATTTTTATATACAGCACCATCGGATTATCACTTATTATTAGAAGAAAACTGGAGTTTTTCATTAGACTCATCAGAATTAGTAAATTATAGCAGACCATCGATTGATGTTACTTTTGAATCATTCTCACATGTTTTAAAAAAGAAATGTTGCGGAATACTATTATCAGGATCCAATCATGACGGAGCAAAAGGCCTGAAATTAATCGCAGAAAACGGGGGAACAAGTATAGTACAAGATTGCATGGAAGCTGAGTTTAATGTAATGCCCAAATCAGCAATCAAAATTTATGAAAATCACGATGTGCTAACAGTAAACAATGTTATTAAAAAACTTAACCATGAAGCAAAATAG
- a CDS encoding TonB-dependent siderophore receptor, producing MKYILLPLTFLLFCFNSQAQETASNTNNTNNNDIYYFSSDTIKSANDTIKKRRGEYLKEVIVTANKQQKPVTALRSGLKPMDTPQSVQVIGSEIIEQQQSIRLSEVLKNANGVYVSSARGGAQESFFSRGYDMSANNMFKNGFRYNSGSIPDVASLEKVEFLKGGSALLYGNVAPGGILNLVTKTPSFKSGGEISMQMGSYSFYKPSVDFYGPLNKHIAYRFAGSYENSESFRDVVKNERIYVNPSLLFLVTDKTQITVQGDYLDADWTPDFGTGIIGKEIVDVPRNNFYGALWSTGNTTSASASVLVNHDFNKNWKLNFNSSFQTYNRTQLSTAQLSNLDDTKLYPVPGTWNRGLTQNKNLEQILGDQLSLQGTFNTGSVKHQIFTGADWENSFATAYTFAFNEKQIKINGKYDPTLYDTINLYNFDPSTQRNDIPNSRITQIAKTETNRFGAYFQDLISVTEQIKVLAGIRWSWQEAEVTTYKETATGAGNPEKATPTVTPKRLDNAFSPKVGLIYQPTKDMSLFASYSSSFTPNTGTTVDLKPIEASIIDQYEAGIKKDFWRGVLSTNVTVYQIANNNLAQTALQADGTPYADTSIKMLTGKTKSKGIEVDITARPFQGLNIIAGYSYNDMRYTETSGKNGSFIEGDRVARTPQNTANLSFFYTLQTGILKGMSLGAIGNYIGDRIGGWNNQYDSTKPDGIWYREIPLEGYTTLDLSAGYTWKKFSILCKLSNVTNELNYTVHENYSVNPIAPRQVLTSLRYKF from the coding sequence ATGAAATATATTTTACTCCCCCTAACTTTCTTATTATTCTGTTTCAATAGTCAAGCCCAAGAAACAGCAAGTAATACGAACAACACAAATAATAATGACATCTATTATTTCTCTTCAGACACTATAAAATCAGCTAATGATACCATAAAAAAAAGAAGAGGAGAATACTTAAAAGAAGTTATTGTAACCGCCAATAAGCAACAAAAACCGGTTACAGCCTTACGTTCAGGTTTAAAACCAATGGATACACCACAAAGTGTACAAGTAATTGGATCTGAAATCATAGAACAACAACAATCAATCCGTCTTAGTGAAGTTCTTAAAAATGCTAATGGGGTTTATGTAAGTTCAGCCCGTGGTGGAGCTCAAGAATCTTTCTTCTCAAGAGGATACGATATGTCTGCCAACAACATGTTCAAAAATGGTTTCCGTTATAACTCAGGTTCTATTCCTGATGTAGCATCTTTAGAGAAAGTTGAGTTCCTTAAAGGAGGTTCAGCTTTATTATATGGTAACGTAGCTCCTGGAGGAATCTTGAATTTAGTTACTAAAACACCATCTTTCAAGAGCGGTGGAGAAATTTCTATGCAAATGGGAAGTTATTCTTTCTACAAACCATCTGTTGATTTTTACGGACCTTTAAATAAACATATAGCTTATCGATTTGCAGGTTCTTACGAAAACTCAGAAAGTTTTAGAGATGTTGTAAAAAACGAACGTATTTATGTTAATCCATCTTTGCTTTTCTTGGTAACTGATAAAACTCAAATTACGGTTCAAGGAGATTATTTAGATGCTGATTGGACTCCTGATTTTGGAACAGGAATTATCGGAAAAGAGATTGTAGATGTACCACGTAACAATTTTTACGGTGCGCTTTGGTCTACTGGTAACACGACATCAGCAAGTGCTTCGGTATTGGTAAACCACGACTTTAACAAAAACTGGAAATTGAATTTCAATAGCTCTTTCCAAACTTACAACAGAACCCAATTATCTACTGCTCAATTATCTAATTTAGACGACACTAAATTATATCCAGTTCCTGGTACCTGGAACAGAGGATTAACACAAAACAAAAACTTGGAGCAAATTCTTGGAGATCAGTTAAGCTTACAAGGAACATTCAATACAGGTAGTGTTAAACACCAAATATTTACTGGAGCAGATTGGGAAAATTCATTTGCAACAGCTTATACTTTTGCCTTCAATGAGAAACAGATAAAAATTAATGGAAAATATGATCCTACTCTTTATGACACTATAAATCTTTATAATTTCGATCCTTCAACACAAAGAAATGATATACCGAACTCAAGAATAACACAAATTGCTAAAACAGAAACGAATCGTTTTGGAGCCTATTTTCAAGATTTAATTTCGGTTACTGAGCAAATTAAAGTATTAGCAGGTATCCGTTGGTCATGGCAAGAAGCTGAAGTTACAACATATAAAGAAACAGCAACGGGTGCTGGAAATCCGGAAAAAGCTACACCAACAGTTACACCAAAACGTTTAGACAATGCATTTTCTCCTAAAGTTGGTTTAATTTACCAACCTACAAAAGATATGTCTTTGTTTGCTAGTTATTCAAGCTCATTTACACCAAACACAGGAACTACTGTAGATTTGAAACCAATTGAAGCTTCTATCATAGACCAATATGAAGCAGGTATCAAAAAAGATTTCTGGAGAGGAGTTTTAAGTACAAACGTAACTGTTTACCAAATTGCCAACAATAATTTAGCTCAAACCGCTTTACAGGCAGACGGAACACCATATGCTGACACAAGTATTAAAATGCTAACAGGAAAAACAAAAAGTAAAGGTATTGAAGTTGATATTACAGCAAGACCTTTCCAAGGCTTAAACATCATTGCAGGTTATAGTTATAATGATATGCGTTATACTGAAACTTCTGGAAAAAACGGAAGTTTCATCGAAGGGGATAGAGTAGCAAGAACACCTCAAAACACAGCCAATTTAAGCTTTTTCTATACATTACAAACAGGAATCTTAAAAGGAATGTCACTTGGAGCAATAGGAAACTATATTGGCGACCGTATCGGAGGTTGGAATAACCAATACGACTCTACTAAACCTGATGGAATTTGGTACAGAGAAATTCCATTAGAAGGATACACTACTCTTGATTTATCAGCAGGTTATACTTGGAAAAAATTCTCTATCCTTTGTAAATTATCAAATGTTACAAATGAGTTGAACTATACTGTACACGAAAACTACAGTGTAAACCCAATCGCTCCACGTCAAGTATTGACAAGCTTAAGATATAAATTCTAA